The following proteins are encoded in a genomic region of Streptomyces lunaelactis:
- a CDS encoding TetR/AcrR family transcriptional regulator has product MTEVKAPKSEQTRTLILETALRLFQERGFDKTTMRAIAQEAGVSVGNAYYYFSSKEHLVQGFYDRIAAEHEAAVQPVLHGDPDLTARIRGVLLTWLDIAEPYHRFASQFFKNAADPESPLSPFSPDSVAAREAAISIHERALAGSDTKTAPELAELLPHLMWLNQMGLVLFWVYDRSEGAERSRRLVERTAPIAARVIALSRFRVLRPIVRQVHDVLEEFMPGAITRKPKSESGGSAESGAFTKSTKSGVSGESRE; this is encoded by the coding sequence GTGACTGAAGTGAAGGCCCCCAAGAGCGAGCAGACCCGCACGCTCATCCTCGAGACCGCGCTCCGGCTCTTCCAGGAGCGCGGTTTCGACAAGACGACGATGCGGGCCATCGCCCAGGAGGCCGGGGTATCGGTAGGGAACGCGTACTACTACTTCTCCTCCAAGGAACACCTCGTCCAGGGTTTCTACGACCGGATCGCCGCCGAGCACGAGGCGGCGGTCCAGCCGGTTCTGCACGGCGACCCGGACCTGACGGCGCGGATCCGGGGCGTACTGCTGACCTGGCTGGACATCGCGGAGCCGTACCACCGCTTCGCCTCGCAGTTCTTCAAGAACGCCGCCGACCCGGAGAGCCCGCTCAGCCCCTTCTCGCCCGACTCGGTCGCGGCACGCGAGGCGGCGATCTCGATCCACGAGCGGGCGCTCGCCGGTTCGGACACCAAGACCGCGCCCGAACTGGCCGAACTGCTCCCCCACTTGATGTGGCTCAACCAGATGGGGCTTGTGCTCTTCTGGGTGTACGACCGGTCGGAGGGTGCGGAGCGCAGCCGCCGTCTCGTCGAGCGGACCGCGCCGATCGCGGCCCGGGTGATCGCGCTCTCCCGTTTCCGGGTGCTGCGGCCGATTGTGCGGCAGGTGCATGACGTACTGGAGGAGTTCATGCCGGGCGCCATCACGCGCAAGCCGAAAAGTGAATCCGGCGGATCCGCGGAGTCCGGCGCATTCACAAAGTCCACAAAGTCCGGAGTGTCCGGAGAGTCCCGGGAATGA
- a CDS encoding thiol-disulfide oxidoreductase DCC family protein has product MSTPVRGLTVLYDAQCSLCVHLRSWLLRQRQLVPLDLVPAASDEAKRRFPRLDHSRTLREITVIGDRGQIYTGPAAWVVCLWALAEYRPRAHWLATPAGQPFVRVTMLAAAKYREATASGAAAGTPCDERCSVPG; this is encoded by the coding sequence ATGAGCACCCCGGTCCGGGGACTGACCGTCCTGTACGACGCCCAGTGCTCCCTCTGTGTCCATCTGCGGAGCTGGCTGCTGCGGCAACGGCAGCTCGTACCGCTGGACCTGGTGCCCGCCGCGTCCGACGAGGCGAAGCGCAGGTTCCCGCGCCTCGACCACAGCAGGACCCTGCGGGAGATCACCGTCATCGGCGACAGGGGCCAGATCTACACCGGGCCCGCCGCCTGGGTCGTCTGCCTCTGGGCACTGGCCGAGTACCGGCCCAGGGCCCACTGGCTCGCCACCCCGGCCGGGCAGCCGTTCGTACGTGTCACGATGCTCGCGGCGGCCAAGTACCGCGAGGCGACCGCGTCGGGAGCGGCCGCCGGTACGCCCTGCGACGAGCGGTGCTCCGTCCCCGGTTAG
- a CDS encoding 2-oxo-4-hydroxy-4-carboxy-5-ureidoimidazoline decarboxylase — protein MSSESHAGLPKRPPTPHHTPRTPGPSAIPPHLPSQRRGSPGLAHFNTAPAEIAEATLLACCGSRRWALRMVAHRPYPDLDALLAASDEAGYDLAPADLSEALARESSAGPHPGAPQTAHTALSAAHAAYESRFGHAFVISLDGYRPGEYLDQVLAGIRTRLTHDPDEERAVSAEELRGLARSRLAHVVANHPESDVAGASR, from the coding sequence CTGTCCAGCGAATCCCACGCCGGCCTCCCGAAGCGACCGCCGACACCCCACCACACTCCGCGGACCCCCGGCCCCTCGGCCATACCGCCCCACCTGCCCTCCCAGCGTCGCGGCTCGCCCGGCCTCGCGCACTTCAACACCGCTCCCGCCGAGATCGCCGAAGCCACCCTGCTCGCCTGCTGCGGCAGCCGCCGCTGGGCCCTGCGCATGGTCGCCCACCGGCCCTACCCCGATCTCGACGCCCTGCTCGCGGCCTCCGACGAGGCCGGTTACGACCTCGCGCCCGCCGACCTCTCCGAGGCACTCGCCAGGGAGTCCTCCGCCGGACCGCACCCCGGCGCCCCCCAGACCGCGCACACCGCCCTCTCCGCCGCCCACGCCGCGTACGAGAGCCGCTTCGGCCACGCGTTCGTGATCAGCCTCGACGGCTACCGCCCCGGCGAGTACCTCGACCAGGTACTGGCCGGTATCCGCACCCGCCTCACGCACGATCCGGACGAGGAGCGGGCCGTCTCCGCCGAGGAGCTGCGCGGCCTCGCCCGCTCCCGACTGGCGCATGTAGTGGCCAACCATCCGGAATCAGACGTCGCAGGGGCTTCCCGATAG
- the sdhA gene encoding succinate dehydrogenase flavoprotein subunit, with product MKIHKYDTVIVGAGGAGMRAAIESTKRSRTAVLTKLYPTRSHTGAAQGGMAAALANVEEDNWEWHTFDTVKGGDYLVDQDAAEILAKEAIDAVLDLEKMGLPFNRTPDGTIDQRRFGGHSRNHGEAPVRRSCYAADRTGHMILQTLYQNCVKEGVEFFNEFYVLDQLITEVDGVKKSAGVVAYELATGEIHIFQAKAVIYASGGTGKFFKVTSNAHTLTGDGQAACYRRGLPLEDMEFFQFHPTGIWRMGILLTEGARGEGGILRNKDGERFMEKYAPVMKDLASRDVVSRSIYTEIREGRGCGPAGDHVYLDLTHLPPEQLDAKLPDITEFARTYLGIEPYTDPIPIQPTAHYAMGGIPTNVQGEVLADNTTVVPGLYAAGEVACVSVHGANRLGTNSLLDINVFGKRSGIAAAEYSAKHDHVELPENPASLVEELVEHLRNSTGKERVAALRLELQECMDANVMVFRTEQTIKTAVEKIAELRARYKNVSIQDKGKRFNTDLLEAIELGNLLDLAEVMATSALARKESRGGHYREDFPNRDDVNFMRHTMAYREVGDDGSESIRLDYKPVVQTRYQPMERKY from the coding sequence ATGAAGATCCATAAGTACGACACCGTCATCGTCGGCGCGGGCGGCGCCGGCATGCGCGCGGCCATCGAGTCGACCAAGCGCAGCCGTACCGCCGTGCTGACGAAGCTGTACCCGACCCGCTCCCACACGGGCGCCGCGCAGGGCGGCATGGCCGCCGCGCTCGCCAACGTGGAGGAGGACAACTGGGAGTGGCACACCTTCGACACGGTCAAGGGCGGCGACTACCTGGTCGACCAGGACGCCGCCGAGATCCTGGCGAAGGAGGCCATCGACGCGGTCCTCGACCTGGAGAAGATGGGCCTGCCGTTCAACAGGACGCCGGACGGCACCATCGACCAGCGCCGCTTCGGCGGCCACTCGCGCAACCACGGCGAGGCGCCGGTCCGCCGGTCCTGCTACGCCGCGGACCGCACCGGCCACATGATCCTCCAGACGCTGTACCAGAACTGCGTCAAGGAGGGCGTGGAGTTCTTCAACGAGTTCTACGTCCTGGACCAGCTGATCACCGAGGTCGACGGCGTCAAGAAGTCGGCGGGTGTGGTCGCCTACGAGCTCGCCACCGGCGAGATCCACATCTTCCAGGCGAAGGCCGTCATCTACGCCTCCGGCGGCACCGGCAAGTTCTTCAAGGTGACCTCCAACGCGCACACGCTGACCGGTGACGGACAGGCCGCCTGCTACCGGCGCGGACTGCCGCTGGAGGACATGGAGTTCTTCCAGTTCCACCCGACGGGCATCTGGCGCATGGGCATCCTGCTGACGGAGGGCGCCCGTGGTGAGGGCGGCATCCTCCGCAACAAGGACGGCGAGCGCTTCATGGAGAAGTACGCGCCGGTCATGAAGGACCTCGCGTCCCGTGACGTCGTGTCCCGCTCCATCTACACCGAGATCCGTGAGGGCCGCGGCTGCGGTCCGGCGGGTGACCACGTCTACCTGGACCTGACCCACCTGCCGCCGGAGCAGCTGGACGCCAAGCTCCCGGACATCACCGAGTTCGCGCGTACGTACCTCGGCATCGAGCCCTACACGGACCCGATCCCGATCCAGCCGACCGCGCACTACGCCATGGGCGGCATCCCCACGAACGTCCAGGGTGAGGTCCTCGCGGACAACACCACGGTCGTCCCGGGTCTGTACGCCGCCGGTGAGGTCGCCTGCGTCTCGGTGCACGGCGCCAACCGTCTGGGCACCAACTCGCTGCTGGACATCAACGTCTTCGGCAAGCGCTCCGGCATCGCGGCCGCCGAGTACTCCGCGAAGCACGACCATGTCGAGCTTCCCGAGAACCCGGCCTCGCTGGTGGAGGAACTCGTCGAGCACCTGCGCAACTCCACGGGCAAGGAGCGGGTCGCCGCGCTGCGCCTGGAGCTGCAGGAGTGCATGGACGCCAACGTCATGGTGTTCCGCACCGAGCAGACGATCAAGACCGCGGTCGAGAAGATCGCCGAACTGCGCGCGCGGTACAAGAACGTGTCCATCCAGGACAAGGGCAAGCGGTTCAACACCGACCTGCTCGAGGCCATCGAGCTGGGCAACCTGCTCGACCTGGCCGAGGTCATGGCCACCTCCGCCCTGGCGCGCAAGGAGTCCCGCGGCGGTCACTACCGCGAGGACTTCCCGAACCGCGACGACGTCAACTTCATGCGCCACACCATGGCGTACCGCGAGGTGGGCGACGACGGCAGCGAGTCGATCAGGCTCGACTACAAGCCGGTCGTCCAGACCCGCTACCAGCCGATGGAGCGTAAGTACTGA
- a CDS encoding succinate dehydrogenase hydrophobic membrane anchor subunit, whose amino-acid sequence MSADTSSVIGPVEGAESVRLFDTDNPAPYIEAPRKRTKKTPKSTRGNFEMAAWLFMRLSGVVLVVLVIGHLLIQLVLDGGVSKIGFAFVAGRWASPFWQTWDLLMLWLAMLHGANGLRTVINDYAERANTRLWLKGLLYTATVFTILLGTLVIFTFDPNIR is encoded by the coding sequence ATGTCCGCTGACACCTCTTCCGTGATCGGTCCCGTCGAGGGCGCCGAGTCTGTGCGCCTGTTCGACACCGACAACCCGGCCCCGTACATCGAGGCGCCGCGCAAGCGCACCAAGAAGACCCCGAAGTCGACCCGCGGCAACTTCGAGATGGCCGCATGGCTCTTCATGCGCCTGTCCGGTGTCGTCCTCGTCGTCCTCGTCATCGGCCACCTGCTGATCCAGCTCGTGCTCGACGGCGGCGTCTCCAAGATCGGCTTCGCCTTCGTGGCCGGCCGCTGGGCGTCCCCGTTCTGGCAGACCTGGGACCTGCTGATGCTGTGGCTCGCGATGCTGCACGGCGCCAATGGCCTGCGTACCGTCATCAATGACTACGCGGAGCGCGCCAACACGCGTCTGTGGCTCAAGGGCCTGCTGTACACCGCCACGGTGTTCACCATCCTTCTGGGCACGCTGGTGATCTTCACCTTCGACCCGAACATCCGCTAA
- a CDS encoding MMPL family transporter, with product MARWCYRHRLVVLVLWVGALFGLGAAGSAAGTNYSNSFSLPDTDSTQAYDLMVKAFPQSSGDQDTVVWRVSEGSVRDSSVRERIEPALKEIAGMKGVGEVASPYAGDAGAAQISKDGRIAYAQVTFAEQANAVPKELVQDVVDTAQDAERGGLQVELGGQAITRVQEPPTGTAELVGIAAAAVVLFLAFGSFYAMLLPIVVAIFGVGTGMLSTSLLSHATDVPEVAPLLGSLIGLGVGIDYALFIVTRHRKGILRGAAPEDAAVTALNTSGRAVLFAGGTVCIALAGMLVMNMRFLDGVVIATSLTVVLSVLAATTLLPSLLGVLGMRVLSRRQRRKLAADGPESVESNGAAARWSAQVQKRPKSIALVALVVMAALAIPVLTLRLGATDQGNHKEDTTTRQAYDLLAEGFGPGFNGPLQLVAQDAGPAAVRELVEAVRQTEGVAQVVALPSPPDSDIAVIQVVPTTSPQSEDTDRLIDRLRGEVIPQSGEVVHVGGVTAIFKDFAEVTGERLPYFIGTIIALGFLLLLIAFRSLVVPLTAALMNLIAAAASFGVLVAIFQWGWGAEALGLGKEGPITAFLPVIMLSLLFGLSMDYQVFLVSRMHEEWVHTKDNARAVRVGLAETSRVINCAALIMICVFSAFVLSGDMEGAMAGIGLAAAVALDAFILRTALVPAAMHLLGRSNWWLPAGLEKRLPHLAVEPREDAPEAAAANQAAVPGPRAEPPARGSVVHGFVRTELGEPVGDAVLTLVSPGGRQVDRVESLADGSYILSAPAGGAYLLAATAGIRDPWVKHIMIGGDPLVHDVVLSDAGVSR from the coding sequence TTGGCACGGTGGTGCTATCGGCACCGACTGGTGGTCCTGGTGCTGTGGGTGGGGGCACTGTTCGGCCTGGGGGCGGCGGGCAGCGCGGCGGGCACCAACTACTCGAACAGCTTCAGCCTCCCGGACACCGACTCCACACAGGCGTACGACCTGATGGTGAAGGCCTTCCCGCAGAGCTCCGGCGACCAGGACACGGTGGTGTGGCGGGTCTCGGAGGGTTCCGTACGCGACAGTTCGGTACGGGAGCGGATCGAGCCCGCGCTCAAGGAGATCGCGGGCATGAAGGGCGTCGGCGAGGTCGCGAGCCCGTACGCCGGGGACGCGGGCGCGGCACAGATCAGCAAGGACGGGCGGATCGCCTACGCCCAGGTGACCTTTGCCGAGCAGGCGAACGCCGTGCCGAAGGAGCTCGTCCAGGACGTCGTCGACACCGCGCAGGACGCGGAGCGCGGGGGTCTGCAGGTCGAGCTCGGCGGGCAGGCGATCACCCGCGTCCAGGAGCCGCCGACCGGCACGGCCGAGCTGGTCGGCATCGCGGCAGCGGCGGTCGTGCTCTTCCTGGCCTTCGGCTCGTTCTACGCCATGCTGCTGCCGATCGTTGTCGCGATCTTCGGTGTGGGCACCGGGATGCTGTCGACGTCGCTGCTGAGCCATGCGACGGATGTGCCGGAAGTGGCGCCGCTGCTCGGCTCGTTGATCGGCCTGGGCGTCGGCATCGACTATGCGCTGTTCATCGTCACCCGGCACCGCAAGGGCATTCTGCGGGGCGCCGCACCGGAGGACGCGGCGGTCACGGCGCTGAACACCTCGGGGCGTGCCGTGCTCTTCGCGGGCGGCACGGTCTGCATCGCGCTCGCCGGCATGCTCGTGATGAACATGCGCTTCCTCGACGGTGTGGTGATCGCGACCTCGCTGACCGTCGTACTGAGCGTGCTGGCCGCGACCACGCTGCTGCCGTCGTTGCTCGGCGTCCTCGGTATGCGGGTGCTGAGCAGGCGGCAGCGGCGCAAGCTGGCCGCTGACGGCCCGGAGTCGGTGGAGTCGAACGGCGCCGCCGCCCGCTGGTCCGCGCAGGTGCAAAAGCGCCCCAAGTCGATCGCGCTGGTCGCGCTCGTGGTGATGGCGGCGCTCGCCATCCCCGTACTGACGCTGCGGCTCGGCGCGACCGACCAGGGCAATCACAAGGAGGACACCACCACCCGGCAGGCGTACGACCTGCTCGCCGAAGGCTTCGGGCCGGGCTTCAACGGGCCGCTGCAACTGGTCGCGCAGGACGCCGGACCCGCCGCCGTACGGGAGCTGGTGGAGGCGGTGCGGCAGACGGAGGGCGTCGCCCAGGTCGTCGCGTTGCCCTCGCCGCCGGACTCGGACATCGCGGTGATCCAGGTCGTACCGACCACGTCACCGCAGTCCGAGGATACGGACCGGCTCATCGACCGGCTTCGCGGCGAGGTGATCCCGCAGTCGGGTGAGGTGGTCCATGTCGGCGGAGTCACCGCGATCTTCAAGGACTTCGCGGAGGTGACCGGCGAGCGGCTGCCGTACTTCATCGGGACGATCATCGCGCTGGGCTTCCTGCTGCTGCTGATCGCCTTCAGGTCGCTGGTCGTTCCGCTGACGGCGGCGCTGATGAATCTGATCGCGGCCGCGGCCTCGTTCGGTGTGCTCGTCGCGATCTTCCAGTGGGGCTGGGGAGCGGAGGCGCTGGGCCTCGGCAAGGAGGGCCCGATCACCGCCTTCCTCCCGGTGATCATGCTGTCGCTGCTCTTCGGGCTCTCCATGGACTACCAGGTCTTCCTGGTCAGCCGGATGCACGAGGAGTGGGTGCACACGAAGGACAACGCGCGGGCGGTACGGGTCGGTCTCGCCGAGACCAGCCGGGTCATCAACTGCGCGGCGCTCATCATGATCTGCGTCTTCAGCGCCTTCGTGCTGAGCGGCGACATGGAGGGCGCGATGGCGGGCATCGGCCTTGCGGCGGCTGTGGCGCTGGACGCGTTCATCCTGCGTACGGCGCTGGTGCCGGCGGCGATGCATCTGCTGGGGCGGTCCAACTGGTGGCTGCCGGCGGGTCTGGAGAAGCGGCTGCCGCATCTGGCGGTGGAGCCGCGGGAGGACGCGCCGGAGGCGGCGGCCGCGAATCAGGCGGCAGTGCCGGGCCCGCGGGCCGAGCCGCCGGCCAGGGGATCGGTGGTGCACGGCTTCGTCCGTACGGAGCTGGGCGAGCCGGTCGGGGATGCGGTGCTCACGCTCGTCTCGCCGGGCGGCCGCCAGGTCGACCGGGTGGAGTCGCTGGCTGACGGGTCGTACATCCTGTCCGCGCCGGCCGGGGGTGCGTATCTGCTGGCGGCGACGGCGGGGATCCGCGACCCGTGGGTGAAGCACATCATGATCGGTGGTGATCCGCTGGTGCACGACGTGGTGCTGTCGGACGCGGGAGTGAGCCGCTGA
- a CDS encoding DUF4132 domain-containing protein, producing the protein MTAMTDGLESRLYEAGWRERTGEGPPVRELLESLEEPEQREAALWFHQYVIDGGVDDVSLGVLDWAAAQRLDWNARQADELLGRLAGKRAQVDLLTLLGAFVPLVGPALAAARTAGEYDRGLVRSLRRWLLFTGGRPESMREQLDELAGTEPDATGLSDELLDAFDDYGPAMRAAHGALLAAPGVNDLLWHCMRQDKVRATKRWRKEAATLVNRAEGGPDVVRALLEGMAGQREHHPLAAPTWVGRYTVPGIAAEGNTRLLRGLLWAAADVEADWVVPAVGAVALNAGTGTGGSGGDCRSGRMATTAVAVLGDFGGAQGGPAVDWLGRLQHKIRNRTVVKGVSASLQAVAERAGITPSMLRERAVPSVGLDARGIREQPLADYTAVLSITASAAATLSFRGPQGRVLRSAPKAVREEFGEQLTDIRGALKQLRALMPVERWRLEEHLMAGTRWATGDWEQYYIDHPVTGALARALIWEMSRDGGERWSAGLPERMAGGWALAAADGTALPVTEGALLRLWHPVGAEAEETGAWREELADRELRQPFKQAFREVYPLTRAEEATRTYSNRFAGHILRYPQAKALMVERGWTGSHLGYGDANAAEMVRELPRAGDLPTSEGEFWRARFHVELVERRDADGGLASLCSTDQVRFERRRGARGPWERGDLVDVPPLVLTEAMRDADLFVGVASIGADPQWRDRGAERAYDGYWKRWAFGELTESARIRRESLARLLPRTRIADRVELTDRFLRVRGELRAYKIHLGSGNILMEPNDANLCVVVDRSATGESRERLFLPFEEDGGLLSVIISKAFLLADDTRITDRTITAQIRRDG; encoded by the coding sequence ATGACGGCGATGACGGACGGCCTGGAGAGCAGGCTGTACGAGGCGGGGTGGCGGGAGCGCACGGGCGAGGGTCCGCCGGTGCGGGAGCTGCTGGAGTCGCTGGAGGAGCCGGAGCAGCGGGAGGCCGCGCTCTGGTTCCACCAGTACGTCATCGACGGCGGCGTGGACGACGTCAGTCTGGGGGTGCTCGACTGGGCGGCGGCGCAGCGGCTCGACTGGAATGCGCGGCAGGCCGACGAGCTGCTCGGGCGGCTGGCGGGCAAGCGTGCGCAGGTCGATCTGCTCACCCTGCTGGGGGCGTTCGTGCCGCTGGTAGGACCCGCGCTGGCGGCGGCCCGCACGGCCGGGGAGTACGACCGGGGGCTGGTGCGATCGCTGCGCCGATGGCTGCTCTTCACGGGGGGCCGGCCCGAGAGCATGCGGGAGCAGCTCGACGAGCTGGCGGGGACGGAGCCTGACGCCACCGGGCTGTCGGACGAACTGCTCGACGCCTTCGATGACTACGGACCTGCGATGCGAGCCGCCCACGGCGCGCTGCTCGCCGCTCCTGGCGTCAACGACCTCCTGTGGCACTGCATGCGCCAGGACAAGGTGCGCGCCACCAAACGGTGGCGCAAGGAGGCGGCGACGCTGGTGAACCGCGCGGAGGGCGGTCCCGACGTGGTGCGGGCGCTGCTGGAGGGGATGGCGGGGCAACGGGAGCATCATCCGTTGGCGGCGCCCACCTGGGTCGGCCGGTACACCGTGCCGGGGATCGCGGCGGAGGGCAACACCCGGCTGCTGCGCGGGCTGCTGTGGGCCGCCGCGGACGTAGAGGCGGACTGGGTGGTGCCGGCCGTCGGCGCGGTGGCGCTCAACGCCGGCACGGGGACGGGCGGTTCCGGCGGTGACTGCCGCAGCGGCAGGATGGCCACGACCGCGGTCGCCGTCCTCGGCGACTTCGGCGGTGCGCAGGGCGGGCCGGCCGTCGACTGGCTCGGCAGACTGCAGCACAAGATCCGCAACCGCACGGTGGTCAAGGGCGTCTCCGCCTCCCTGCAGGCTGTCGCCGAACGCGCTGGAATCACCCCGTCGATGCTCAGGGAACGGGCCGTGCCGTCCGTGGGCCTCGATGCGCGCGGCATCCGCGAGCAGCCGCTCGCCGACTACACCGCGGTGCTGTCGATCACCGCCTCCGCGGCGGCCACGCTCTCCTTCCGGGGGCCGCAGGGCCGGGTGCTGAGGTCCGCACCGAAGGCGGTCCGGGAGGAGTTCGGCGAGCAACTGACCGATATTCGCGGTGCGTTGAAACAGTTGCGTGCCCTGATGCCGGTCGAGCGCTGGCGGCTCGAAGAGCATCTGATGGCGGGCACCCGCTGGGCGACCGGGGACTGGGAGCAGTACTACATCGACCATCCGGTGACCGGCGCCCTGGCCCGCGCCCTGATCTGGGAGATGAGCCGCGACGGCGGCGAGCGGTGGAGCGCGGGCCTGCCGGAGCGCATGGCGGGCGGCTGGGCACTGGCCGCGGCCGACGGCACGGCGCTCCCGGTGACGGAGGGGGCGCTGCTGCGGCTGTGGCATCCGGTGGGCGCGGAGGCCGAGGAGACAGGCGCCTGGCGCGAGGAGCTCGCCGACCGCGAGCTGCGTCAGCCGTTCAAGCAGGCCTTCCGCGAGGTCTATCCGCTCACCCGGGCCGAGGAGGCGACCCGCACCTACTCCAACCGGTTCGCGGGTCACATCCTGCGCTACCCCCAGGCGAAGGCGCTGATGGTGGAGCGCGGCTGGACGGGCAGCCATCTGGGGTACGGCGACGCAAACGCGGCCGAGATGGTGCGGGAGCTTCCCCGGGCCGGTGACCTCCCCACGTCCGAGGGTGAGTTCTGGCGCGCCAGGTTCCATGTCGAGCTGGTCGAGCGGCGCGATGCGGATGGCGGGCTCGCGTCGCTCTGCTCCACGGACCAGGTCCGCTTCGAGCGGCGGCGCGGGGCGCGCGGGCCGTGGGAGCGGGGCGACCTCGTCGACGTACCGCCGCTGGTGCTGACGGAGGCGATGCGGGACGCGGACCTGTTCGTGGGTGTTGCGTCGATCGGTGCGGATCCGCAGTGGCGGGACCGCGGGGCGGAGCGCGCGTACGACGGCTACTGGAAGAGGTGGGCGTTCGGCGAGCTGACCGAGTCGGCGCGGATACGGCGGGAGTCGCTGGCCCGGCTGCTGCCGCGGACCCGGATCGCGGACCGCGTGGAGCTGACGGACCGCTTCCTGCGGGTGCGCGGCGAGCTCCGTGCGTACAAGATCCACCTCGGCTCGGGCAACATCCTGATGGAGCCCAACGACGCCAATCTCTGTGTCGTGGTGGACCGTTCGGCGACGGGCGAGAGCCGGGAGCGGCTCTTCCTGCCCTTCGAGGAGGACGGCGGACTGTTGTCGGTGATCATCTCTAAGGCGTTCCTGCTGGCGGACGACACGAGGATCACCGACCGCACGATCACCGCTCAGATACGCCGGGACGGGTAA
- the sdhC gene encoding succinate dehydrogenase, cytochrome b556 subunit yields MPAGTLYRGREGMWSWVAHRVTGVLIFFFLFVHVLDTALVRVSPEAYDDVVATYKTPIVALLEYGLVAAILFHALNGLRVIAVDFWSKGPRYQKQMLWSVLAIWFVLMVGALYPVLGHAVRELFGS; encoded by the coding sequence GTGCCGGCTGGAACGCTGTACCGCGGCCGGGAAGGAATGTGGTCATGGGTGGCTCATCGAGTCACCGGCGTCCTCATCTTCTTCTTCCTGTTCGTACACGTGCTGGACACCGCTCTCGTCCGCGTCTCCCCCGAGGCGTATGACGATGTGGTCGCCACGTACAAGACGCCGATCGTCGCGCTGCTCGAATACGGCCTGGTGGCCGCCATTCTCTTCCACGCGCTCAACGGCCTGCGTGTCATCGCTGTGGACTTCTGGTCCAAGGGCCCGCGCTACCAGAAGCAGATGCTCTGGTCCGTCCTCGCCATCTGGTTCGTGCTGATGGTGGGCGCCCTGTACCCGGTGCTCGGCCACGCCGTCCGTGAACTGTTCGGGAGCTGA
- a CDS encoding succinate dehydrogenase iron-sulfur subunit, whose protein sequence is MATPTLDKVDKAEAGFADSPYITVTFRIRRFNPEVSDEAQWQDFQIEIDPKERVLDGLHKIKWELDGSLTFRRSCAHGICGSDAMRINGRNRLACKTLIKDLNPEKPITVEAIKGLTVLKDLVVDMEPFFQAFRDVMPFLITNGNEPTRERLQTAEDRERFDDTTKCILCAACTSSCPVFWNDGQYFGPAAIVNAHRFIFDSRDEAGEQRLEILNDKDGVWRCRTTFNCTDACPRGIEVTKAIQEVKRALITRRF, encoded by the coding sequence ATGGCTACCCCGACCCTGGACAAGGTGGACAAGGCCGAGGCCGGCTTCGCCGACTCCCCGTACATCACGGTCACCTTCCGGATCCGCCGCTTCAACCCCGAGGTCTCCGACGAGGCCCAGTGGCAGGACTTCCAGATCGAGATCGACCCCAAGGAGCGTGTGCTCGACGGTCTCCACAAGATCAAGTGGGAGCTCGACGGCTCGCTCACCTTCCGGCGCTCCTGCGCGCACGGCATCTGCGGCTCCGACGCGATGCGGATCAACGGCAGGAACAGGCTCGCCTGCAAGACGCTGATCAAGGACCTCAACCCGGAGAAGCCGATCACGGTCGAGGCCATCAAGGGCCTGACGGTCCTCAAGGACCTGGTCGTGGACATGGAGCCGTTCTTCCAGGCGTTCCGCGATGTGATGCCCTTCCTCATCACGAACGGCAACGAGCCGACGCGTGAGCGTCTGCAGACCGCCGAGGACCGCGAGCGCTTCGACGACACCACCAAGTGCATCCTGTGCGCCGCGTGCACGTCCTCGTGCCCGGTGTTCTGGAACGACGGGCAGTACTTCGGCCCGGCGGCGATCGTCAACGCGCACCGCTTCATCTTCGACTCGCGTGACGAGGCCGGGGAGCAGCGCCTGGAGATCCTCAACGACAAGGACGGCGTGTGGCGTTGCCGCACGACGTTCAACTGCACGGACGCCTGCCCGCGCGGTATCGAGGTCACCAAGGCGATCCAGGAAGTGAAGCGCGCGCTGATCACGCGTCGCTTCTGA